Proteins encoded by one window of Aspergillus chevalieri M1 DNA, chromosome 6, nearly complete sequence:
- a CDS encoding uncharacterized protein (COG:S;~EggNog:ENOG410PN46;~InterPro:IPR023674,IPR028364,IPR016095;~PFAM:PF00687) yields MPSTELTTKVTSGSPYQLDKNQVTRASSALLRHIKSKQEEKEKNATKKTLIGDNDEDEEDAPLHNEAVWLVLTTKKHVVDKNRLKPGKISIPHSLNSSPSLSICLITADPQRAVKNIVTDPSFPQDLTSRIDRVIGFSKLKARYQSFESRRQLLSEHDVFLADDRIIMRLVNTLGKIFYKSSKRPIPVRIAEIEKVDGKKVKKDPKQKNNNSDEKSSAFASPLIVAKEIEKTLSCASVQLAPATTASIRIGSSKFTSEQLAQNVEAVVKGLTEKFITKGWRNIKAIHVKGASTMAMPIWLASELWVDENDVLENNAEETKAIEGGKKRKSTGDEEKLLEDSKKAKKSKATEDDDEAASLAARKQKLQQQKEKALEDGKASISQNTGNATKGGKKKRKSTT; encoded by the exons ATGCCGTCAACTGAGCTCACTACCAAGGTGACCTCTGGTTCGCCTTACCAGCTTGATAAGAACCAG GTCACCAGAGCTTCGTCTGCACTTTTGCGACACATCAAATCGAAgcaggaagaaaaggaaaagaatgcGACCAAGAAGACGCTGATTGGAGAcaatgacgaggatgaagaggacgcACCGCTTCACAATGAAGCCGTTTGGCTCGTTCTTACGACCAAGAAGCACGTCGTGGACAAGAACCGTTTGAAACCCGGAAAAATCAGCATCCCTCACTCCCTCaattcctctccctctctcagCATTTGTCTCATTACCGCGGATCCGCAGCGCGCTGTCAAGAACATCGTCACCGACCCGTCCTTCCCTCAAGATCTTACCTCCCGCATCGACCGGGTGATTGGCTTCTCGAAATTGAAGGCTAGGTACCAGAGCTTCGAGAGCCGGCGACAACTGCTCTCTGAGCACGATGTCTTCTTGGCCGATGACCGTATCATCATGCGCTTGGTAAACACCCTTGGGAAGATTTTCTACAAGTCCAGCAAGCGGCCCATTCCGGTCCGTATTGCGGAGATCGAGAAGGTGGATGGCAAGAAGGTCAAGAAAGATCCgaagcagaagaacaacAACTCAGATGAGAAGTCTAGCGCCTTTGCGTCGCCATTGATCGTCGCCAAGGAGATCGAGAAGACCTTGAGCTGTGCTTCCGTGCAGCTCGCCCCTGCCACTACAGCTTCTATTCGCATCGGATCGTCCAAATTTACCTCAGAGCAATTGGCGCAAAATGTGgaagccgtggtcaagggcTTGACCGAGAAGTTCATCACAAAGGGCTGGAGGAATATCAAGGCTATCCACGTCAAAGGTGCAAGCACCATGGCGATGCCGATCTGGCTTGCAAGTGAACTCTGGGTGGATGAGAACGATGTGTTGGAGAACAATGCCGAAGAGACCAAGGCCATCGAGGGTGGAAAGAAGCGCAAGTCGACAGGCGACGAAGAGAAGTTGTTGGAGGACAGcaagaaggccaagaagtCCAAGGCCACTGAAGACGATGACGAGGCTGCATCTTTGGCTGCACGGAAACAGAAGCTCCAGCagcagaaggagaaggctTTGGAGGATGGAAAGGCTTCGATCAGCCAGAATACTGGAAACGCAACAAAAGGCGGCAAGAAGAAGCGAAAGTCGACCACTTAA